Sequence from the Rutidosis leptorrhynchoides isolate AG116_Rl617_1_P2 chromosome 3, CSIRO_AGI_Rlap_v1, whole genome shotgun sequence genome:
GGATGAAAAGTATTCTCTCTACAACAGAAAAAGAAGATAAGAAGAAACCATCCACACACAGTTTTCAAAGGTTATGGGATAACCTTGTTAATTACAACGAAAATTACGCAACAATGATGTTCTATCCCAAAAATAGGAAAACTGGCCCTAAAGCAGTTTTCTTACCAGAAGCATCACCATTAACAATATCAGAATATTTCGTCCATGGATTAATTGATACCTTATATATCGATGGAAGAACACTTCATGAAATCAAGGAACTCCCTCAAAGAATGCAAGAAGCAATAACTAGATACAGAGACAATTTTGCAAAAGAAAGAGAAATATTTCTCAGAATGCATTCAAGCTACCTAATATTTAACGAAGACCAACAGTTACTTGTCCCATCATTTACAATAGCATATCTCGGAGTAAGCAATGGTAATTATCCAACAAGAGACGAAGCATTAAAAATAACTCCAACAATCGATCATCTGGTGTCATCATTAGCAGGAGTCTATTTCGGATCCTCAAAAATAGGAAATGGTCAAGAACAGTAAGAAAATGTGAGAATCAATTACGTTCACAAAAATGTCTTAATCTACTCAAGCACTATTGAAAAAATTGATGAAAAAGGTCTCAATCTAATCAACAATTTTGAAGAACCCTTTGAAGCATTCACAGGACAACTTTCTGCTCTTCCAGAAGATATAAAAAGGCGTTTATGTAAACAGATATCCAGGGCACCAAGGCACAGTTGCGAATACTGTCAAGAAGAAGACACATTCCTAGCATCATAATCTCCAACATTTGTCTTTTTCAGCGTGGGAGGGATGTAGACTAAAGATAACAACGAATATATAAGCGGACCCCAGTGGACCTCGTCAATAATGTAACATTATGTAACGTGTCCTTGTAATTATTGTATGTAAATACGTGTGTTTAATGTACTGGCCATGTGGGCCATAGGAACCAATAATGTAAGATAACGTGTATGGTTTATGTTTAAAGTTAAATAAGTGCGCGGGCCACATCAATAATGTAAACGATCAATAATGTAATCGATCGTAGTGCGTGGGTCCTAGAGCATCTGTAAATAGTATTATGGCTCGCCTATAAAAGGAAGCCTTGGTTGTCATTTGTAATCAGGTTAAGTTTGATAATAAACCTCACTGGTTTCTTTCTGTTGAGTCTTTTAGATTCTGAATAGCAGAGCCCCCGTCGTTGAGTCCTAACCGATTCTGAATAGCGACACCGTCGTTGAGTCTTAACCgattctgaatagcgacacctatccaagcattatatatatatatatatatattcataatctcAGTATACATTCATCATATCAATCAAAGAATATAAAGTTAggcatgtgtcatcatcaaaagttACGCAAACCATTTACTCACATCTTATCCATGAattcatacgtaatatatttattcaACTTTCAAGTAAACATTAGTCGGATCCTCACGATCTAAATTAATATAAACATAATATAATTCCGCACAAAAGAACGTTTAGAAGATCCTGGACACAGGTGCATCTACTCATCTTACATCTAGCGTTAATAATCTTAGTACTATTTTTAATAATCGCATGTATCCATCAGTTGCCGTTGGTAACGGGAACACCATTCCCGTCACTAACTCCGGAAATAGCTTGTTACCCAATGTCCACAGACCCTTACATTTAAATAATGTACTTGTAACCCCTAACATCGTTAAAAACCTCATATCTGTTCGCCAATTTACCCGTGATAATCTAGTTTCTgttgaatttgatccttttggttttttTGTAATTGATTATCTGACGCGTCGTCTGCTTctccgatgtgatagcaccggTGATCTCTACCCACTTACATCACTCACCTCTCACCCTTCTCACCAGGCTCTTCTCACCAGTGCAGTTACATGGCATCAGCGTCTCGGGCATCCCGGACATGATGTTTTTCGAAGACTCATTTCTAATAAAGATATTACTTGTAATAAATCATTGTCTCCAGTTCTTTGCCATGCCTGTCAGCCCTTTTTCTGTTTCTAGTTCTAATGTTAATGCTGCTTTTGATATTATACATTCGGATTTATGGACATCTCCTGTTTCTAGTCTTAgtggtttaaaatattatattatatttcttgaTCATTTTTCGCATTATGTATGGGTTTTTCCGCTACGTAATAAATCTGACGCACTTACCACATTCATCCAATTTCGTACATTTGTTCGCACTCAATTTAACCAAGAAATCAAAGCTTTTAAATGTGATAATGGGGGtgaattgataacactgctttccatcaACTTCTTCAAACTAATGGTATTCATTTCTGATTCTCCTGTCCTCACACCTCTCAACAAAACGGAACGTCTGAACGCATGCTCCACACCATTAATAATCTAATTCGCACACTACTCTTTCAAGCTCATCTCCCGCCCACTTACTGGGTGGAAGCTCTCCACATGGCAGCCTACCTACTAAACATTCTTCCCTCTTCTGCCATCAATCATGAcatctgatgatgtagcgtgagggtacgaaatagtattatttttaatacaaaatactacaaaatatgacacaagttttattaatttacggatgggatatacctaaaccttgctacaacactataggcagtgtacctaatcgtagagtagtgtagtttttagtaagtccggttcgttccacagggagctggtgatacttactatatttttaactatatttatataaaatatatataattatataagtagtaatattattataaaaggggggtttcaccgtttaatgaccggtttgtcgattctatattttaagcgtaaagataaatgacgataattaaagtgcgtaaaataatgacaataaataaaatgacagtaaataaaattgcgagtaataaaatgacagtaaataaagatacgatgagaaatataataaaagaattatgcttatttaaacttccgtaatcatgatgtttgacgtgttgattttaatttattaccctgggttaattgtcctttgtcctggtttatttgatacgtctatctggtttttgtccataatagtccatcggtcataaaaataaagtgcgagtatcctcgtcaaattacccttatacccgaagtcaaatattccaactgattaaggatttaaactgtgacgcagttatcacttctgtcaacaattacaccagttatcactgtatgtaatccacccctgttttaattagtttatgaatattaattcatccacttgatcagaatgaataatcaattacccaacccaattgattaattaaatgattataacagattccatatgaacatcactaaataggacaaccataatcattattaattattaggttaattaatttgaagataggttcgacagactccaatgagttgtcactcaattagacaataccccccatctattaatagtcaatagttcaatttccacaagtgtcggtcttttgcccaaaccttaattatggtccaaagttcaataaccccttcttaatattttagcccaacatcacgattacttcggctcaaataagcataataataacttagttacgatacattaatgtaaaaaggttgaacataacttacaatgattaaaaatagcgtagcgttacacggacagaatttcgacttacacactcaaacgatctctatcataaatcttattattatcataatttaaaattaaaattaagattattgttatatcttattaagttaacattatgatagagatatagaatatagatattgataattgatattgataaataagaaaaagatagaaaaaggtgtggttttacattacgattacaaagccttttataggcgaatttagaaattgaattttcacttatgacccctgaactatgctcaattaacaactttttattatttaatattattcttattatgaattatttaaatattatattttattcttgtgcatagttgactcgtaatttttacaccgttgcgtcgagcgttgagagttgactctggtcccggttccggattttcgaacgtccttgcgtacaattttatattttgtactttacgttttgtaacttgtactcttgtcatttttagacgttcctcatcaataatttgaacctttttaattgtatcttgtacatttgagtattttggacctttttgtcttcaaatcttcgttttcgccttttgtcttcgcacttatttaaaataaacgaatattacttgaaaatggaacaattgcaactaaaatcttgtctttcttgggggattttgctatgaaatatatgttcctttttagccttatcaatatccccacacttgagcgttgcttgtcctcaagcaatacagtcttgaaataatataatacatcacacgaatcacttctttattcttcacactttgtacatcagtgattttgatagtgcggtataaacaatgatattaacaatagaaccatggttaaaggtgggtgtgtcatccacagttgccttgggtttaggtcaacgacacttgcaatcaaatagccgatttactttcggtttccaaagcaaagtgcacatttgaaaggcggtttacagtcccacatgactatgaaaatgtagatccttaaggaaattggatctttatgaaaacatttgatcttttgaaaattcaagctagattttactctagacaagttttctgatttgatccatcatcggtgttgtaaaatatatttgtggatcaatattttggctaaaaacttttaggttcgtgtaatccactgctatcccggtatcggaaagcacacatccaatttacttgttccgtatattacctttcggtaaactaccgtccggttgtaaaggaaagcgatgaacaagaaactgttaaggcaatgtcccgtgacatgcatttgattatggtctaaaaacgtgtcggatgctagtactatccttggtaggagcaatagtaaagatcatcctataatttttcggtctggcacaaggtcctgtctccgaccatgctatgcaaccaccgttcttacggttgacacccgattttgttcaggtgacctaatgaattccaggtgaattcctaggattttacgttcaatggtaatgaacgcattgaaaatgggttttcagaaaacaaatcggtttgtatttttgatcaaaatattttctcgttcaagctcgagtttagatatcattgaattccatgagtttgaattctcaatctttaaggtcaatctctaggattgagtaatatcagtcttaaaagctgatttttaatctttaaggagattatcctttctggggatctgattcattagtcttatcaagctaatttgcacggtgcccccccattgtacgagataaatccttctcatggttaggataaatctgaccacatggcgaccctgtttgatgctgaggtccgtggatt
This genomic interval carries:
- the LOC139902738 gene encoding uncharacterized protein — protein: MTEEEEQSQQTSYPEEPKKKWYVIFDGPSKGIYNNWATANQFILGRSVTHKSYKTLEEAKVAFNEAYKIIATQPANETKRSGSGMVNLNHYLYGQTASLNAMNRMKSILSTTEKEDKKKPSTHSFQRLWDNLVNYNENYATMMFYPKNRKTGPKAVFLPEASPLTISEYFVHGLIDTLYIDGRTLHEIKELPQRMQEAITRYRDNFAKEREIFLRMHSSYLIFNEDQQLLVPSFTIAYLGVSNGNYPTRDEALKITPTIDHLVSSLAGVYFGSSKIGNGQEQ